The DNA segment CGATGACAAGAGCAATCGCGAAACCATTGTTATCACAGAGATTCCCTACCAGTTGAACAAGGCGCGCCTGATCGAGCGTATCGCCGAGTTGGTAAAAGAAAAGAAGATCGAGGGCATCTCCGAGCTGCGCGATGAGTCCGATAAAGACGGTCTGCGTGTCGTGATTGAACTGAAACGTGGCGAACTGGGCGATGTGATTCTGAACAACCTCTACTCACAAACCCAGTTGGAGAGTGTGTTTGGCATCAATATGGTTGCCCTGGTAGACGGTCAGCCCAAGGTCCTGAACCTGAAAGAGCTGCTGGAGCACTTTGTGCGCCACCGCCGGGAGGTGGTCACACGCCGTACAGTCTACCTGTTGCGCAAGGCTCGTGAGCGCGGTCATATCCTGGAGGGGCTGGCGATTGCCATCGCCAATATCGATCCCGTGATCGAGTTGATCAAGTCCTCCGCAACCCCGGCCGATGCCCGCGAAGCGCTGTTGGCCAAGGGTTGGGCGGTAGGCAATGTACAGCAGTTTCTGGCGCGAGCCGGCGCCAATGCCTGTCGCCCGGACGACCTGCCAAAGGCGTTCGGTTTACGCGAGGATGGCACCTACTATCTGTCCCCTGCACAAACACAGGCCATTCTCGAACTGCGTCTGCATCGCCTGACCGGAATGGAGCACGACAAGCTGTTGACCGAGTACCAGGAGCGGCTGAAACAAATCGCTGAATATCAGCTTATCCTCTCTAGCTTTGAGCGCCTGATGGCGGTGATCCGCGAGGAACTGGCGCAGCTCGATACGAATTTTGGGGATGAGCGTCGCACCGATATCGTGGCTTCCCGCCAGGACCTGACTGTAGAAGACCTGATCACCCCGGAAGACAAGGTGGTGACCATCTCTCACGGCGGTTATGCCAAAAGCCAGCCGTTGACTGATTACCAGGCCCAGCGCCGTGGCGGTATGGGCAAGTCGGCAACCCAGGTAAAAAATGAGGATTTTGTCGAGCACCTGCTGATAGCCAATTCCCACGATACCATCCTGTGTTTTTCCAACAGGGGCAAGGTCTACTGGCTAAAAGTCTATGAAGTGCCGACGGCCGGCCGCGCCTCCCGAGGGCGCCCCATGGTCAATATGCTGCCACTGGAGGAGGGCGAGCGCATCAGCAGCATGATGCCGGTGTCTGAATATGACGAAAACCACTTCATTTTCTTCACCACTGCTAGCGGTACTGTGAAGAAAACACCGCTCACGGCTTTTGCGCGCCCGCGCAGTGTCGGTTTGCGCGCTATCGAGCTGGAAGAGGGAGACCGCCTGGTAGCCACGGCGATTACCGATGGCCAGCGCGATGTGGTGCTGTTTACCAGTGCCGGTAAGGCCGCCCGTTTTTCCGAGCGCAATGTTCGCTCCATGGGGCGTGTTTCCCGGGGTGTGCGCGGTATTCGAATGCAGGGGGGACAGCAGGTGATCGCTATGGTGATTCCACAGGAGGGTGGCTCGGTGATGATGGCCACCGAGAAGGGATTCGGCAAGCGTACAGCGATTGGGGACTTCCCCACCAAGGGACGCGGCACCCAGGGTGTGATTGCCATTGCCGAGAGTGAGCGCAACGGCGCCCTGATCGGGGCCTGTCAAGTGCATCCAGGTGAAGAGATGATGCTGATCTCCGATCAGGGTACCCTGGTACGCACCCGGGTAGACGAGGTTTCTGTCCTTGGGCGCAATACACAGGGGGTACGGGTCATACGCCTGAAGACCGGTGAGAAACTCGTGGGACTCGGGCGTATTGAAGAAACGGAAGGGGTCAGCGAAGATCGCGGAGGGCCGATGTGATCCGCGCCTCTGGCATCTCGGTGAAAGGCTGCGTTTATCGCGGCCTTTCTTGCCTCAGGCACCCTAAAAAATGCGCCAAGACGAAAGGTCCATCTCCCGGAATCACGGTTTGTGCGTGGATGCATCTAGTTGTATTTGAAACCATGTTTGGTTTTCTGGAGTCATGCGATGAGGAAGTTTAATTTTTCCGCCGGTCCCGCAGCATTGCCGGAGCCGGTGCTGTATCAGGCCCAGCAGGAGCTGCTAGACTGGCACGGGCTGGGCTGCTCGGTGATGGAGATCAGTCACCGCACAGCGGAATTTATTGCGGTTGCCGAGCGCGCAGAGCAGGATTTGCGCGACCTGCTCTCTATTCCGGAGAGCTACAAAGTGCTGTTCCTGCAGGGCGGTGCCACAGCGCAGTTTGCTGCTGTACCCTGGAATCTCTTCGGTTCGGGTGCCAAAAAAGCCGACTACATTCACTCTGGGCACTGGGCGGCAAAAGCCATCAAGGAAGCCAGGCGTTACGGCGAAGTGACGGTGGTTGCTTCCAGTGAAGACCGCAATTTCCGTTACGCTCCCGCAAAAGACTGCTGGCAACAGAGTGCAGAAGCGGCTTATCTCCACTATACCCCGAATGAAACCATCGGCGGGGTCGAGTTTGATTATGTGCCAGAGGTGGATTGCCCTTTGGTGGCCGATATGTCTTCCAGTATTCTGTCGCGCCCGATTCCAGTGGATAAGTTTGGCGTGATCTATGCTGGTGCCCAGAAAAATATGGGCCCCTCGGGTATTGCTGTTGCCATAGTCCGCGAGGACCTGCTCCATAGGGCAATGGCGGGTATTCCGCGCGGTTTGAGCTGGAAGGTGGCGGCGGACGCGGGCTCCATGGATAACACCCCTCCGACCTTTGCCTGGTATCTGTCGGGTCTGGTATTTCAGTGGCTCAAGGCTCAGGGTGGAGTTGAGGCGATGGCGCGACTCGCCGATAAAAAATCCGCATTGTTGTACGAATTTCTTGATCGCAGTGAGTTTTTCTCCAGCCCTGTGGAGAAGGAAAGCCGCTCCAGGATGAACGTCCCCTTTGTGCTGGCCGATGAGCGTCTCCACAAGCCGTTTCTCGAGGCAGCCGGTGAGGCCGGGCTGCTGGGCTTGAAAGGGCATCGCTCAGTTGGTGGTATGCGTGCGTCATTATACAACGCTGTCCCCCTTGAGGCGGTGGTGGCATTAGTGGCATTTTTGTCAGATTTCGAAGCGCGCCGGGGTTAGTGTCTGGTCTAAAACAACAGGTTTTCGCGCTACAGTATTCTTGATGGCTTCGAGCGGTGATTGGGTTGCAGCCGATATTGCATGCCAGTCCCGGGCGAATAACTCAGTATTTGATAGGTGAGCTGGAACGTAAAAAGGCGGATGACCGAGGAAACTGTAAGTGGTGACCAGCGCTTGCTGGAGCTGCGCAATCGTATTGACAGCATTGATGGCGATATCGCCCGGCTGATCAGTGAAAGAGCCAACTGTGCACTGGCAGTTGCCGCGGTGAAAAAGGCAACCGGTGGGGATGCCCTGTATTACCGGCCCGAGCGCGAAGCTCAGGTACTGCGCCGGGCGATGGAACGCAATAGCGGCCCTTTAACCGATGAGGAAATGGCGCGTCTGTTCCGGGAAATTATGTCTGCCTGTCTGGCTCTCGAAGAGCCGGTTAAGGTGGCCTACCTGGGGCCGGAG comes from the Microbulbifer sp. MI-G genome and includes:
- the gyrA gene encoding DNA gyrase subunit A — translated: MGELAKEISPINIEEELKQSYLDYAMSVIVGRALPDVRDGLKPVHRRVLFAMSELKNDWNKPYKKSARVVGDVIGKYHPHGDTAVYDTIVRMAQPFSLRYTLVDGQGNFGSIDGDSPAAMRYTEIRMDKLAHELLSDLDKETVNFVENYDGSEQMPEVLPSRVPNLLVNGSSGIAVGMATNIPPHNLSEVIKACLALIDNPALTVDDLMAYVPGPDFPTGAIINGRAGILMAYRTGRGRIYVRAKADVIRDDKSNRETIVITEIPYQLNKARLIERIAELVKEKKIEGISELRDESDKDGLRVVIELKRGELGDVILNNLYSQTQLESVFGINMVALVDGQPKVLNLKELLEHFVRHRREVVTRRTVYLLRKARERGHILEGLAIAIANIDPVIELIKSSATPADAREALLAKGWAVGNVQQFLARAGANACRPDDLPKAFGLREDGTYYLSPAQTQAILELRLHRLTGMEHDKLLTEYQERLKQIAEYQLILSSFERLMAVIREELAQLDTNFGDERRTDIVASRQDLTVEDLITPEDKVVTISHGGYAKSQPLTDYQAQRRGGMGKSATQVKNEDFVEHLLIANSHDTILCFSNRGKVYWLKVYEVPTAGRASRGRPMVNMLPLEEGERISSMMPVSEYDENHFIFFTTASGTVKKTPLTAFARPRSVGLRAIELEEGDRLVATAITDGQRDVVLFTSAGKAARFSERNVRSMGRVSRGVRGIRMQGGQQVIAMVIPQEGGSVMMATEKGFGKRTAIGDFPTKGRGTQGVIAIAESERNGALIGACQVHPGEEMMLISDQGTLVRTRVDEVSVLGRNTQGVRVIRLKTGEKLVGLGRIEETEGVSEDRGGPM
- the serC gene encoding 3-phosphoserine/phosphohydroxythreonine transaminase, encoding MRKFNFSAGPAALPEPVLYQAQQELLDWHGLGCSVMEISHRTAEFIAVAERAEQDLRDLLSIPESYKVLFLQGGATAQFAAVPWNLFGSGAKKADYIHSGHWAAKAIKEARRYGEVTVVASSEDRNFRYAPAKDCWQQSAEAAYLHYTPNETIGGVEFDYVPEVDCPLVADMSSSILSRPIPVDKFGVIYAGAQKNMGPSGIAVAIVREDLLHRAMAGIPRGLSWKVAADAGSMDNTPPTFAWYLSGLVFQWLKAQGGVEAMARLADKKSALLYEFLDRSEFFSSPVEKESRSRMNVPFVLADERLHKPFLEAAGEAGLLGLKGHRSVGGMRASLYNAVPLEAVVALVAFLSDFEARRG